A portion of the Burkholderiales bacterium genome contains these proteins:
- a CDS encoding TRAP transporter large permease, whose amino-acid sequence MEMLFLFVCVLALVVIDVPIAVSLGIVAVAAMVWTQGSGSLPNLPIVLYNGATNFPLIAIPLFILAGAIMNASGISRRLIAFASAILGFIRGGLAMVSIGASMFFAEISGSAVADVSALGSILIPAMKSKGYPAPLAAAIMSSAATLAVIIPPSIPMILYAVMAETSVVKLFVAGIVPGILGGFALMGMAYWMARRYNLPIEEKFQWSRVRSTFRGAFWAFTLPMIILGSIFGGYVTATEGAAMAVLAALFIGLAVYRELDLSHLKTAMIEGGVQTAVVMLLVASSALLGSYLTEIQAPQKLAHVITQITSNKWFVLALLNLLFLLLGCFLHSAAAIILVVPVVMPLVRSVGIDPVHFGLIVTINLGIGQQTPPVASVLMVACSIAKATVWEVTRVNIYFIGVLFTVLMLVTYVPVTGMGLVQLFYP is encoded by the coding sequence ATGGAAATGCTCTTTCTCTTCGTCTGCGTGCTGGCGCTCGTCGTGATCGACGTGCCGATCGCGGTGTCGCTCGGCATCGTCGCGGTCGCCGCCATGGTATGGACCCAGGGCAGCGGCTCGCTTCCCAACCTGCCCATCGTGCTCTACAACGGCGCCACCAATTTTCCGCTCATCGCGATCCCGCTTTTCATCCTCGCGGGGGCGATCATGAACGCCTCGGGGATCTCGCGGCGCCTCATCGCCTTCGCCTCCGCCATCCTGGGCTTCATCCGCGGCGGGCTGGCCATGGTGTCCATCGGCGCGTCGATGTTCTTCGCCGAGATTTCCGGCTCCGCGGTCGCGGACGTCTCGGCGCTGGGATCGATCCTGATTCCCGCGATGAAGTCCAAGGGCTACCCGGCGCCCCTCGCCGCGGCCATCATGTCGTCGGCGGCCACGCTCGCGGTGATCATCCCGCCCTCGATCCCCATGATCCTCTATGCGGTCATGGCCGAAACCTCCGTCGTGAAATTGTTCGTTGCAGGCATCGTGCCGGGCATCCTCGGCGGCTTCGCGCTCATGGGCATGGCGTACTGGATGGCGCGTCGCTACAACCTGCCCATCGAGGAGAAGTTCCAGTGGTCGCGCGTGCGCAGCACCTTCCGGGGCGCGTTCTGGGCTTTCACGCTGCCGATGATCATCCTAGGATCGATCTTCGGCGGCTATGTCACGGCGACTGAAGGCGCGGCGATGGCGGTGCTCGCGGCGCTCTTCATCGGGCTTGCGGTTTATCGCGAGCTCGACCTGTCGCACCTCAAGACCGCGATGATCGAGGGCGGCGTGCAAACCGCGGTGGTGATGCTGCTCGTGGCCAGCTCCGCGCTTCTCGGCAGCTATCTCACGGAGATTCAGGCGCCGCAGAAGCTTGCCCATGTCATCACGCAGATCACGAGCAACAAGTGGTTCGTGCTGGCGCTCCTCAACCTGCTCTTCCTCTTGCTCGGGTGTTTCCTGCACTCGGCCGCGGCTATCATCCTGGTGGTGCCGGTGGTGATGCCGCTGGTAAGGTCGGTGGGCATTGATCCGGTGCACTTCGGACTCATCGTCACCATCAACCTCGGCATCGGGCAGCAGACCCCGCCGGTTGCCTCCGTGCTCATGGTCGCTTGCTCGATCGCCAAGGCGACGGTCTGGGAGGTGACGCGGGTCAACATATATTTCATCGGCGTGCTGTTCACGGTGCTGATGCTGGTCACCTATGTCCCCGTCACCGGCATGGGACTGGTACAACTCTTCTACCCATAG